The Prunus persica cultivar Lovell chromosome G7, Prunus_persica_NCBIv2, whole genome shotgun sequence genome has a segment encoding these proteins:
- the LOC18770401 gene encoding glycine-rich RNA-binding protein 4, mitochondrial, translating to MAMLRRLVRSSPSLSYSSLIPPAFLISCRGLTTKLFVGGLSFYTNDKGLSEAFSQYGQVIEAQIVTDRVSDRSKGFGFVTFASEDEAHKALEEMNGKALNGRVIFVDYAKPKANYGGGMPIARGPPDTIKDS from the exons ATGGCGATGCTTAGAAGACTGGTGAGGTCAAGCCCTAGTTTATCATATTCCTCCCTTATTCCTCCCGCTTTTCTAATCTCTTGCCGGGGATTAACTACTAAGCTTTTCGTTGGTG GGCTGTCATTTTACACCAATGATAAGGGGTTATCTGAAGCATTCTCTCAGTATGGTCAAGTGATTGAAG CTCAAATTGTAACAGACAGAGTTTCTGACAGATCAAAAGGATTTGGGTTTGTGACCTTTGCTTCAGAAGATGAAGCCCACAAAGCCCTAGAGGAGATGAATGGAAAG GCACTGAATGGACGTGTGATTTTTGTGGACTACGCAAAGCCGAAAGCCAATTATGGTGGCGGAATGCCAATTGCAAGAGGACCTCCTGATACGATAAAGGACAGCTGA
- the LOC18770821 gene encoding probable F-box protein At2g36090 — protein MTVEGQSITNSILDFSFVSLPHSYINPKIRNLSSVCAPKYQSHMACSSSSSQLPSPSTTVDETSPASISTVHTDIIQTHILTRLDGPTLASAASTSSQLHALASHQPLWDNICHSTWPSTSTPRVRQVISTFPDGAFSFFSDSFPLLTNLDTAATTLAPNHDQDRPCELISSVDIYHRDKLILSKVVETETVTGWFRCSPFRIDLLDPKDVVPTQIKYPAGRESDTCRDLGDDLTLSWILIDPIGRRAINLTSHRAVSVQRHWLSGEVHVRFASILPGEKGSASEHVQCGILVTCGESEGGELQVREVSLQVEDMDGMHLNGREGLVILQRALEGRKGRKRSRREEEGRKRYEEYLERKKQRKEKKLRTEGTLDTLCVAFGVLGFFVFWLFILCR, from the coding sequence ATGACCGTTGAAGGGCAATCAATAACAAACTCGATTCTTGACTTCAGCTTTGTCTCCTTACCACATTCCTATATAAACCCCAAAATACGAAACCTCTCTTCAGTGTGTGCCCCTAAATATCAGTCACACATGGcgtgctcctcctcctcctcccaaCTACCATCGCCATCCACCACCGTCGATGAAACCAGCCCCGCGTCAATCTCCACCGTCCATACGGACATAATCCAGACCCACATCCTCACCCGCCTCGACGGCCCCACGCTTGCCTCCGCCGCCTCCACCTCCTCCCAACTCCACGCCCTCGCTTCCCACCAACCCCTCTGGGACAACATCTGCCACTCCACATGGCCCTCCACTTCAACGCCACGTGTCCGCCAAGTCATCTCCACGTTCCCCGATGGTGCCTTCTCCTTCTTTTCCGACTCCTTCCCGCTCCTCACCAACCTAGACACCGCCGCAACAACTCTCGCGCCGAATCACGATCAGGACCGCCCGTGTGAATTAATCTCATCCGTCGATATCTACCACCGCGACAAGCTCATTCTGAGCAAGGTCGTCGAGACGGAGACCGTGACCGGGTGGTTCCGGTGCTCGCCGTTCCGGATTGACCTGCTGGACCCCAAGGACGTGGTCCCCACCCAAATCAAGTACCCGGCGGGCCGGGAATCCGACACGTGTCGCGACCTCGGGGATGATCTGACCCTCAGCTGGATTCTGATCGACCCGATCGGCCGGCGGGCGATCAACCTCACGAGCCACAGGGCGGTGTCGGTGCAGCGCCACTGGCTGAGCGGGGAGGTGCACGTGCGGTTCGCGTCGATTCTTCCCGGGGAGAAGGGGTCGGCGTCGGAGCACGTGCAGTGCGGGATCTTGGTCACGTGCGGGGAGTCGGAGGGAGGGGAGCTGCAGGTGAGGGAGGTGAGCTTGCAGGTGGAGGACATGGATGGAATGCATTTGAACGGGAGGGAGGGTTTGGTAATTTTGCAGAGGGCGTTGGAGGGCAGAAAGGGAAGAAAGAGGAGCAGGAGAGAAGAGGAGGGAAGAAAAAGATACGAAGAGTATTTGGAGAGGAAGAAgcaaaggaaagagaagaagctGAGGACAGAAGGGACATTAGACACTTTGTGTGTGGCTTTTGGGGTATTGGGGTTTTTCGTCTTTTGGTTATTTATTCTATGCAGATGA